TCATCAAGCTGCTTAACCGCATCTATCAAAAGTTCTGTTTCCTTAAAATAAAACCCTGACTGTTGCAAAAGCTTATCTCTATCTGAAACAGTATCCATATTAAAATCTGTTTCAAAAAATACGTTGATTATTCTGGTAGCTTCCTCTGCAATGCCTATTGTCCCTATTTGTGTTTCAAAAAAGTATATATTTTTCATTTTTTTCCCTTTTCCCTGCGATAATATTTTTACGGGTTAATTATTAAAGGCATTACCGTTTGTTATCGGTAATGCCTTTATATACTGCTTATATTTATTTTAAATCAAAATCAGCTTTAAGTAAATCCTTGCAGGCAGAAGATGCACCAATCATTGCTACATATTCGATATCCTCAACCACCCATTGTTTTGATTGGGTGCAATAGTATGCCAGGTCGTCCTTATTTATCTCAATTACGGCAGTTTTTTTCTCTCCCGGCTCAAGGTGAATTTTGGTAAAGCCTTTAAGATCCTTTACATGGCGTTCAACCTTTGAACCCCTGTAGCCAATATATAATTGTACGACTTCATCTCCGGCTATTTTTCCGGTATTGGATACATCAACTGAAACAGAAATTGTCTCACCCTTCTTTGATACTTTTGGGTTGCTGTAGCTGTAAGTTGTATAACTGAGTCCAAATCCAAAAGGATATGAAACAGGGTACTTTTTCTTATCCGCTAGGAAGTAGCCGTGGTAATAGTCATATACAATGGAAGTTGCATTCATATCATAGTAAGGCAATTGCTGCGGGGTTGCAGGTACTGTAACGGGTAGCTTGGCAGAAGGATTTACTTCTCCGAAAAGTATATTTGCCAGAGCAGTTCCGCCTTCCATACCGGGATACCATTGGATAAGAATGGCCTTAGCCAAGTTCTTCCAAGGTTCAACTATAATAGTACTTCCACCCTGCAAAACAACAATTACATTCTTGTTTACCTTTGATACAGTCTCAATAAGATCTTCATCTTCCGGATGCAGTCCGAGATATTTCCTGTCGCCTCCCACATCACCGCCATTTGTAATAAATTCTCCCTCATCAAGAGAAGTTAATCCGGCCACAATAACAACTGCATCTGCATCCTTTGATAGCTCCTGAGCCTGATGCGGTGTTCTTCCATCTACATACTTAACTTCTATTGCGCCTCCTACCTCATTTATAATACCCTGAAGAGGTGTTATTACATAAGGAGGGAATACAGCACTACTTCCCTTTAAATCACCTGTATTAGGTTCAACCGCCAACCTTCCAACGACTGTAATTTTCTTGATTTTATCTTTTTCAAGTGGAAGTATACCTTCATTTTTAAGTAGTACTGTGGACTTTTCTGAAACCTCTCGAGCCAGCTGGGCATGTTCCTTACTGCCCATTTTCTCCGGTGAATATTGTGCCTTATCTCCAACAAACGAAAATCTGATTTTTTGTCTCAATATTCTCTTTACTGCTGCATCTATCTTACTTTCATCTACTTTTCCGTCTCTTACAGCCTCAACAAGCCGTTTCCCAAAGAACTGAGTTGCATACATCTCCATGCATTGCCCGCCGTTTGCTGCATCTACAGTATCTCTGACACCCCATATGAAGTCAGACATTATAAATCCTTTGAAACCCCATTCCCCATTTAGAATCTGATTGAGTAAATAATCATGGTGACCGCACCACTCGCCTCTTACACGGTTATATGAGCTCATAATTGCTGCAGCACCTGCATCTACACATGCCTTGAAATGAGGAAGGTATATTTCACGCAGGGTTCTTTCATCCATTTCAACACTGACTTTAAAACGTGCATTTTCCATACTGTTGGCAACATAGTGCTTTATACACGCCATCATATGCTTTTGAACGCCCTTTGTTAAAGCCGCACCCATTTTACCTAAAAGAACAGTATCCTCACCATATGTTTCCTGAGCACGTCCCCATGCAGGATGGCGAAGGAGATTTATACATACTCCTGCAAAGAAATTTGCACCACCGGAGCGGCCTTCTATACCTATTACATTCCCCACACGTTCCTCAAGTTCCGTGTCCCATGTTGAACCACGAGCAATTGATACTGGAAAAGCCGTAGCATTATAGCTCATAACAATACCTGTAGGTCCGTCTGTAAATTTAACGGCCGGTATGTTCAATTCCAAGTCTTCACCTGCGTAGTATGGAATAAAGTTATATCTTGGCGGGTTTAAAGGTGCATATCGTGCGTCATTGTCACATGACATCTGGTAAACTTTCTGCTCCAGGGTCATTTCAGATAAAACATCTTGTGCCAACTTGTCGATTTCATCCTCTGACATCTCAGGAAGGTTCTCAAAGCGGCCCCATTCAGTATCCAGATGTTTTATGGGGTTTTCTTCCAGTTCATTTTTTATAATACTTTCAAATTCCTTTTTTTCTTCCCTTGAAAGTCGGAAGAATTCATCACAGTGAAAAATTCGAGTGTTTACAGCCATAATGCAATCTCCTTTTTTATTATAATGTTTACTGCGAAGGTTAAGTTTATTCTTTATTTATGTTGAGCATAAAAATCGTTGTAATCCTGCAACTGTACTTTAAGAAGATTTGGAGTATCTATGCTATATGGGCAGTGATTTTTACATTGTCCACATTCAATACACTTATTTATTAGTTCCATCTTTTCTTTAAATTCATCACTCAAAAAAGGCTCATATGGTGCTCTTCGTAAAAGCAGGGACATACGTGCCTGAGTTGGAATCTCAATTCCTGCAGGACAAGGCATACAGTAGCCACAGCCCCTACAGAAATTCCCTGCCAGTTCTGTACGATCTCTTTTTATGACCTCCCATAATTCATTATTCAGTGTAGGAGGGTTTTTTTCTAATTCAAGGAACTCGTCAAGCTCAGCTTCCCTTTGTATCCCCCAAATGGGAACAACATTATCAAACTGCCTTAAAAAAGCAAAAGTGGACGCCGCATTTGTAATCAAACCACCTGACATAGCTTTCATGGCTATTAGGCCAACATCCTTTTTCCTGCATACCTCAACAAGTTCAAGGTCAATATCCGAAGAAAGGGAACTGAGGGGAAACTGCATTGTGTCATACAGACCGGATTCAACTGCTTCTAGAGCAGTTTTTATTCTGTGGTTTGTAATTCCTATAAAACGCACCATGCCCTTCTTTTTAGCTTCCATCATGCCTGCATATGAGCTTTCAGGATCCTCCGGGTCAGGAAGGACACCGGGATTATGAAGCTGAAGTATATCAACATAATCTGTTTTCATATTTTTCAGGCTGGTTTCGAGGTGCTCAAGCAGTGTCTTTCTGTCTGTTGCAACACTTTTTGTAGCAATTATTATATCTTTTCTTATATCAGAAAAGGCATATCCCAGCTTCTCCTCACTATCTGTATACATACGGGCAGTATCATAAAAATTTATACCGCCGTTGTAAGCCCTTAAAAGAATTTTTCTTGCTTCATCAAATGAAATTCTCTGTATGGGAAGAGCTCCAAAGCTGCTCCTTGTAACCATCAGGTCTGTTCGTCCCAATCTTGTTTTCTGCATATAAACCTCCATCATGTGTTATGTGTTAGTTGCTATATCTCAGGGTTGTTCTGCCTGTCCCTGAATTCTGTGGGGGAGAGGCCTGTATTCTTTTTAAACGCCAGAGAAAAATAATTCGTATCATGATATCCTACCTGTTCAGCTACCTCATAGGTTTTAAGTCTGGAAACAGTCAGGAGATGTTTTGCTTTTTCGATACGTTTACGAGTAATATATTCGTTGCAGCCCTCTCCCATTTCCTTCTTGAAAAGTCTGGAGAAATAATTTCTTGCAACATGGAACTGTTCTGCCAAAGTAAAAACTGTCAGATCCTCTGTAAGTCTTTGATTGATAAATACAGTTGCCGCCTCTATTATCTCATGCATTTGCTTCTTATTAGTATACATTAGTTTTACAATAAACATTTCGGTAAATACACAGCAATTTTCTAAATCGTTGGTTTGAAGAGTTGTAATCAGTGTTTCCAGCCTGCCGTCCGCCGGATTTCCTGTAGTTTTAAGGTATTCCCAGTAAAAAGCCGATGCCAGATCGTAAAACTTTTGCTCGGCTATAGACTTTGAAACTCCTGATATTTTGACTTCGTTTATGTATTTTTTAAGATATTCCTTTGCTACTTCGGTATCATGAAAGCTGGAAAGTATCTTTTCTTTTAGAGTTAAAAGTTTATCCTTTTTACTTACGTAGTCATTCCCAAGCTTAGAGTTATTGATTGTGTCAGAATTTAATTTCTTAATACCGCATTTTTCCCTTGCATTTCCATAGGAATATTTTATCCGTGACATATTCGGAACAACGGAGCCTATGCCAACCCTCATTTCTACATCAAATTCCACATTAATAATTTCCTGCAATTTTGAAATTTGTTCTTCTGCATTTTCAGATTTTTTATCTACATAAAATATAACAACTATATCGCCATCAGAATTCTGAAAGGTCCAGCCTGAATTTTTTGCATCCACCATATCAATAAAAAAACTCTTTACTGACATCATAAGCAAATTCCTATGCTGATTCCATATACTATTCTCAGATATTTCAGGAGTAAGTACCGCAACCTGATATTCACAGTTATCTGCAAACTTTATACCTTCCGGTACTTCAATGGCATAAGCGTTATCAGCTACTTTTTCAGTAAGCTTAATCAGTGACTTTTCAAACTCTCTCTGGTTTTCAATCATCCTTTTACGGCTCATAATGCTATTTTCAACTGCAGATTGTATTTCAGACTGAATATGGTCTATTTGTAGTTTTATACATTTAATAAGACTGCTTTCATCTACCGGCTTTAGTATAAAGTCCTTAACGCCTAGTGAACAGCTTTTTTGTGCATATTTAAAGTCATCGTAGCCTGTCAGGACAATTACTTTCAAATCAGGTACCTTTTCAAGTATAATTTTGGTCATTTCCAGGCCGTCCATTTCAGGCATACAAATATCCGTAAGCATTATATCCGGTTTGGTATCCTGAACTATTTTCAGGGCTTCCTTTGCACACGATGCTGTCAGAACATCGCTTACTCCTAAATTTGACCATGGTATCATATTGTAAAGACCATTGCGAATTATACTTTCGTCATCTACAATCAACACTTTGTACAAATTCATCACCCACCGTTCTTTGTATTTCACTGCGG
This region of Clostridium sp. BNL1100 genomic DNA includes:
- a CDS encoding glycoside hydrolase family 3 C-terminal domain-containing protein — encoded protein: MAVNTRIFHCDEFFRLSREEKKEFESIIKNELEENPIKHLDTEWGRFENLPEMSEDEIDKLAQDVLSEMTLEQKVYQMSCDNDARYAPLNPPRYNFIPYYAGEDLELNIPAVKFTDGPTGIVMSYNATAFPVSIARGSTWDTELEERVGNVIGIEGRSGGANFFAGVCINLLRHPAWGRAQETYGEDTVLLGKMGAALTKGVQKHMMACIKHYVANSMENARFKVSVEMDERTLREIYLPHFKACVDAGAAAIMSSYNRVRGEWCGHHDYLLNQILNGEWGFKGFIMSDFIWGVRDTVDAANGGQCMEMYATQFFGKRLVEAVRDGKVDESKIDAAVKRILRQKIRFSFVGDKAQYSPEKMGSKEHAQLAREVSEKSTVLLKNEGILPLEKDKIKKITVVGRLAVEPNTGDLKGSSAVFPPYVITPLQGIINEVGGAIEVKYVDGRTPHQAQELSKDADAVVIVAGLTSLDEGEFITNGGDVGGDRKYLGLHPEDEDLIETVSKVNKNVIVVLQGGSTIIVEPWKNLAKAILIQWYPGMEGGTALANILFGEVNPSAKLPVTVPATPQQLPYYDMNATSIVYDYYHGYFLADKKKYPVSYPFGFGLSYTTYSYSNPKVSKKGETISVSVDVSNTGKIAGDEVVQLYIGYRGSKVERHVKDLKGFTKIHLEPGEKKTAVIEINKDDLAYYCTQSKQWVVEDIEYVAMIGASSACKDLLKADFDLK
- a CDS encoding aldo/keto reductase; translation: MQKTRLGRTDLMVTRSSFGALPIQRISFDEARKILLRAYNGGINFYDTARMYTDSEEKLGYAFSDIRKDIIIATKSVATDRKTLLEHLETSLKNMKTDYVDILQLHNPGVLPDPEDPESSYAGMMEAKKKGMVRFIGITNHRIKTALEAVESGLYDTMQFPLSSLSSDIDLELVEVCRKKDVGLIAMKAMSGGLITNAASTFAFLRQFDNVVPIWGIQREAELDEFLELEKNPPTLNNELWEVIKRDRTELAGNFCRGCGYCMPCPAGIEIPTQARMSLLLRRAPYEPFLSDEFKEKMELINKCIECGQCKNHCPYSIDTPNLLKVQLQDYNDFYAQHK
- a CDS encoding response regulator, which gives rise to MNLYKVLIVDDESIIRNGLYNMIPWSNLGVSDVLTASCAKEALKIVQDTKPDIMLTDICMPEMDGLEMTKIILEKVPDLKVIVLTGYDDFKYAQKSCSLGVKDFILKPVDESSLIKCIKLQIDHIQSEIQSAVENSIMSRKRMIENQREFEKSLIKLTEKVADNAYAIEVPEGIKFADNCEYQVAVLTPEISENSIWNQHRNLLMMSVKSFFIDMVDAKNSGWTFQNSDGDIVVIFYVDKKSENAEEQISKLQEIINVEFDVEMRVGIGSVVPNMSRIKYSYGNAREKCGIKKLNSDTINNSKLGNDYVSKKDKLLTLKEKILSSFHDTEVAKEYLKKYINEVKISGVSKSIAEQKFYDLASAFYWEYLKTTGNPADGRLETLITTLQTNDLENCCVFTEMFIVKLMYTNKKQMHEIIEAATVFINQRLTEDLTVFTLAEQFHVARNYFSRLFKKEMGEGCNEYITRKRIEKAKHLLTVSRLKTYEVAEQVGYHDTNYFSLAFKKNTGLSPTEFRDRQNNPEI